Part of the Micromonospora rhizosphaerae genome is shown below.
CGGGTGCCGGTACACCCAGGCCAACCCCTCGCGCAGTTCCCGGCCGAGGTCGCGGCGACCGGGGTGCGGCACCGGCTCGTTCCGCCGGATGGTCGCCAGCAGCAGGCCGGAGAGCAGGTAGGACACCGCGTCCACGACCATCGCCGCGGGTGCGCCCACCGCCGCGACCAGCGACCCACCGAGGAACGGGCCGGTGGTCTGCGCCAGCGACGCGCTCTGCTCCATCCGGGCGTTGGCCCGGGTGAGCGCCGCCGTTGGCACGAGTCCGGGCAGATAGGACTGGTGTGCGGCCTCGTAGAGCAACGACATCACGCCGAAGACGGCGACGAGGAGCATCAGGGCGGGGACGGTCAGCATCCCGGTCAGGGCGAGCGACGCGATGAGGGCCAGCAGGACCGCACGGGCCAGATCGGTCACCACCAGAATCGGGCGTCGTCGGTACCGGTCGGCCATCACCCCGGCGAGCAGCCCGAACAGCAGGTAGGGCGCCCAGCGGGCGCCGTTGATGAGCCCGACCTCGGCATCGGTGGCCCGCAGGGTCGCGATGGCGACGATCGGCAGCGCCACCGTGGTGACGTACGTCCCGAAGGCGGAGACGGTGTCGGCCGCCCAGAAGCGCGCGTACCCCGGATGTCCGAACACCCCCGCCATGGTTCGCGAGACTAGTCGAGGTGGGCCAGGTCGAGGTCGGCCAGTCGCTTGGGGTCGGAGAGCACGTCGATGGCGACGATCTTCCCGTGCGCGACCGCGAAGCCCATGACCGACAGGGCGCGGCCGCCCGCAGCGACCACGACTCCGGCGGCCCCGTTGACCAGCGCCGGTCGTACGAACGGAGCGAGCCGCGTGAAGGTGAGCGCCTGTCCGGCCACGGCCCGTGCGCCGTGAATCACCACGGTGGGGCGGCCGCGGGCCGCACCGCCGTCGGCCCGTAGCACGACGTCGGGGTCGAGCACGGCGACGAGCGCGTCGAAGTCGCCGTCGCGGGCGGCGGCGAAGAACGCATCGACAACTTCCCGCTGCTGTCGGAGATCAGGGTCGGGAGCCGGGGCCCGCCCCTGCACCCGGCGACGAGCGCGGCTCGCGAGCTGTCTGGCCGCGGCCGGGGACCGCTCGATCATCGGCGCGATCTCCTCGAACGGCACGGCGAACATGTCGTGCAGGACGAAGGCGAGCCGCTCGGCCGGCGTCAGCGTCTCGAGCACCACCAGCAGCGCCAGCCCCACCGAGTCCGCCAGCAACGCCTCCCGCTCGGGATCGTCCTGGTCCTCGTTGCTGATGATCGGGTCGGGCATGTGCACGCCGAGCGGCTCCTCGAGCCGCGACTGGCGCGCTCGCAGCACGTTCAGGCACACCCGTGCCACCACGGTGGTCAGCCACCCCGCGAGGTTCTCGACGCTGCCGGTGTCGGCGCGGCTGACCCGCAGCCAGGCTTCCTGCACGGCGTCATCCGCCTCGCTGAGCGAGCCGAGCATCCGGTAGGCCACCGCTCGCAGGCGGGTCCGGTGCTCCTCGAAACGCTCGGCCAGCCACTCGCGCTCGTCCATCGGGTCACATTCCTTCGTCGGGGGGTGTCATAGCAGTAGACCCGCAAAACGCGGCGGGTGTGACCGGGAGATCGACTCCCGGACAGAGGAATTGGAGATGGCCGTGGCCTCACCCTTTCTGGTTACCGGCGGCACGGGCACGCTCGGGCGCCTCGTCGTGCCACTCCTGCGGGATTCCGGCTGTCAGGTGCGGGTGCTCAGTCGGCGTGGCCACGAGTCCCGGGACGGCGTGGAGTTCATGATCGGCGATCTGGCCACCGGCGAGGGGCTCGACGCCGCGGTGGACGGGGTCGAGACCATCGTGCACTGCGCGGGCAGTTCCAGGGGCGACGAGGACAAGGCCCGCAATCTGGTGCGGGCGGCATCGCGGGCCGGTGACCCCCATCTGGTGTACATCTCGGTCGTCGGCGCCGACCGGACTCCGGTCGTGAGCGGCCTCGACCGCGCCATGTTCGGCTACTTCGCGTCCAAGCGGGCCGCGGAGGAGATCGTGGCTGACTCGGGACTGCCGTGGACCACCCTGCGCGCCACCCAGTTCCACGACCTGGTGCTGATGGTGGTCACGCAGATGGCGAAGCTGCCGGTGATACCGGTCCTGGCCGGCGTCCGGTTCCAACCGGTCGACGCCGGCGAGGTGGCGGCCCGGATGGTCGAGCTGTCGCTCGGCAAGCCGGCCGGCCTCGTCCCCGACATCGCCGGGCCGCGGGTGTACCGGATGGACGAACTGGTCCGCGGCTACCTTCGGGCCATTCATCGGCGCCGGCTGATCATGCCGGTCAGGCTTCCGGGCAAAGGCGCCCGCGCCCTCCGGGCCGGTGCCAACCTCGCCCCCGAACCGGCCGTCGGCCACCGCACCTGGGAAGACTTCCTGGCCGATCGGCTGCCTTCAGGCCGGTGAGAATCGGACCAGAGCAGCCGACGTGGACGCAGCGGACTACGACGCCCTGGTCATACCCCGCTTCTTCCCCGAAGGACGATGACGCAGCTGGCACGGTCCGTGACCCCTGACCTGTGGCCAGCAGTTCGTGGCGGCCGTATGCCAACGACAAGCTGGTGTTCTACCCCGGCTGGAACCGATGGTTACCCGGACAGTCAGTAATCACCGGCGGGGAACTTTGCCGGGAGATGCCGCAGAGGTGGTCACGGCGGTGGTATTAAGTGCCGAGGGCATCAGGGGGGCGACGTGAGGATTCGGGCTCCGCTGCTGCGACAGCGTGACGAACCGCTCAGTGCGTCCTTCCTGGAACTGTTCTTCGATCTGGCATTCGTGTTGGCGTTGAGGCAGCTGTCAGGGGTCCTGCTGTCCGACATGACCGTCGCCGGAGCGTTGAACACCATCCTTCTCCTGTTGCCTCTGTGGTGGGTCTGGGTGGTGACCACCTGGTTCTCCGACTG
Proteins encoded:
- a CDS encoding MFS transporter yields the protein MAGVFGHPGYARFWAADTVSAFGTYVTTVALPIVAIATLRATDAEVGLINGARWAPYLLFGLLAGVMADRYRRRPILVVTDLARAVLLALIASLALTGMLTVPALMLLVAVFGVMSLLYEAAHQSYLPGLVPTAALTRANARMEQSASLAQTTGPFLGGSLVAAVGAPAAMVVDAVSYLLSGLLLATIRRNEPVPHPGRRDLGRELREGLAWVYRHPVLAPYAVTLHARFLFASVASTVFTLFVVRGLDPGLPPDRAAFGLGVVLAVGGVGAVVGTSLSHVAGRWGAGRAIVVERVVEPLGWTLVALAVTGTAGWVMVGVAQFLIWLVLGVSGPNEMGYRQAVTPDRLQGRMNATIRSLNWGMLTVGAPVGGLLAQYIGYRPAIWIGVAGMAVAATAAALSPLRNARHPEPTPPPEPAVVHG
- the sigJ gene encoding RNA polymerase sigma factor SigJ, which codes for MDEREWLAERFEEHRTRLRAVAYRMLGSLSEADDAVQEAWLRVSRADTGSVENLAGWLTTVVARVCLNVLRARQSRLEEPLGVHMPDPIISNEDQDDPEREALLADSVGLALLVVLETLTPAERLAFVLHDMFAVPFEEIAPMIERSPAAARQLASRARRRVQGRAPAPDPDLRQQREVVDAFFAAARDGDFDALVAVLDPDVVLRADGGAARGRPTVVIHGARAVAGQALTFTRLAPFVRPALVNGAAGVVVAAGGRALSVMGFAVAHGKIVAIDVLSDPKRLADLDLAHLD
- a CDS encoding SDR family oxidoreductase, which produces MASPFLVTGGTGTLGRLVVPLLRDSGCQVRVLSRRGHESRDGVEFMIGDLATGEGLDAAVDGVETIVHCAGSSRGDEDKARNLVRAASRAGDPHLVYISVVGADRTPVVSGLDRAMFGYFASKRAAEEIVADSGLPWTTLRATQFHDLVLMVVTQMAKLPVIPVLAGVRFQPVDAGEVAARMVELSLGKPAGLVPDIAGPRVYRMDELVRGYLRAIHRRRLIMPVRLPGKGARALRAGANLAPEPAVGHRTWEDFLADRLPSGR